A region from the uncultured Bacteroides sp. genome encodes:
- a CDS encoding ethanolamine ammonia-lyase subunit EutB, with protein MYRISLGNQTYQFVDLKDLLAKASPARSGDDLAGISAGSMEERVAAKMRLADVPLKTLLEEQLIPYESDEVTRLIVDTHNAEAFLPISHLTVGDFRNWLLNEHTTSEMLSAVAPGITPEMAAAVSKIMRNQDLILAAKKCRVITKFRNTIGLPGRLSARLQPNNPTDDLKGISASIIDGLMYGSGDAVIGINPASDSFPVLKELNYMLDEIIRHYEIPTQTCVLTHVSTTIDLINQGVPVDLVFQSIAGTEDANSGFGVNLKMLEEAHEAALSLKRGTVGDNVMYFETGQGSALSSNAHHDVDQQTCEARAYAVARRFKPLLVNTVVGFIGPEYLYDGKQITRAGLEDHFCGKLMGVPLGCDVCYTNHAEADQDDMDGLLTLLVAGGLTYIMGVPGADDIMLNYQSTSFHDALYVREIFGLKHAPEFADWLEKIQITNHKGQLKLLKHRHPLLSIRNL; from the coding sequence ATGTATAGGATTAGTTTAGGTAATCAGACTTATCAATTTGTTGATTTGAAGGATCTTCTGGCTAAGGCATCGCCTGCCCGTTCGGGCGATGACCTTGCCGGGATCTCCGCCGGAAGCATGGAAGAGCGGGTTGCTGCCAAAATGAGACTGGCTGATGTGCCGCTCAAGACTCTTCTCGAAGAACAACTCATCCCCTACGAAAGCGACGAGGTAACCCGACTGATTGTAGATACACACAACGCCGAAGCTTTTCTGCCGATTAGTCACCTCACCGTAGGCGATTTTCGTAACTGGCTGCTCAACGAACACACCACCAGCGAAATGCTGAGTGCCGTAGCCCCCGGAATAACGCCGGAAATGGCAGCGGCGGTAAGCAAAATAATGCGCAATCAGGATCTTATTCTGGCAGCAAAAAAATGCCGGGTAATCACCAAATTCAGAAATACCATCGGGCTGCCCGGCCGTCTGAGTGCCCGGCTGCAACCGAACAATCCGACCGACGACCTTAAAGGTATTTCGGCAAGTATCATCGACGGGTTGATGTATGGATCGGGCGATGCCGTAATTGGCATCAATCCGGCGAGTGACAGTTTTCCTGTATTGAAGGAGCTAAACTATATGCTCGACGAGATTATCCGACACTATGAAATACCCACGCAAACTTGTGTACTGACACATGTAAGTACTACAATCGATCTAATAAACCAGGGAGTACCGGTGGATTTGGTTTTTCAATCCATTGCAGGTACGGAAGATGCAAACAGCGGATTCGGAGTAAATTTGAAAATGCTCGAAGAGGCTCACGAGGCCGCCCTGAGCCTGAAGCGGGGAACGGTAGGCGACAATGTGATGTATTTCGAAACCGGACAGGGAAGTGCTCTTTCGTCTAATGCACACCACGATGTAGATCAACAAACCTGCGAGGCAAGAGCGTATGCGGTGGCCAGACGTTTCAAACCGTTGTTGGTAAACACGGTAGTAGGATTCATCGGCCCCGAATATTTGTACGACGGCAAACAGATTACCCGCGCGGGACTGGAAGATCACTTTTGCGGAAAACTGATGGGTGTTCCGCTGGGATGTGATGTGTGTTATACAAACCATGCCGAAGCCGATCAGGATGATATGGACGGGCTACTTACTTTGCTGGTGGCAGGTGGGCTGACTTACATCATGGGGGTACCGGGAGCAGATGACATTATGCTCAATTATCAAAGCACTTCTTTTCACGATGCACTCTATGTGCGCGAAATATTCGGGCTGAAACATGCACCTGAATTTGCCGACTGGCTGGAGAAGATACAAATCACGAACCATAAAGGTCAACTGAAATTGCTAAAGCACAGACATCCGCTGCTAAGCATCCGGAATCTTTAA
- the eutC gene encoding ethanolamine ammonia-lyase subunit EutC: MSKLIIIKTEEIIEQDCWKELKEFTDARIALGRTGYSLPTREMLEFSLAHARAKDAVHLPFDKDALKQKLNSMKLEVIYTSSAAPNRTVYLTRPDLGRKLSDTGREDLLKMHADGSDVVIVIGDGLSSKAVHKQSAPLISHLLPYLTQLHLSLAPIVLAEQSRVALGDEIGQILKAKLVIMLIGERPGLSSPDSLGVYLTWMPYVGRLESERNCISNIRPEGLSYAKAAFKLAWLIEHAFDTQLSGIRLKDQSDNPDSYKLVKPVNHLLKAT, from the coding sequence ATGAGCAAGCTTATCATCATAAAAACAGAAGAGATCATTGAGCAAGATTGCTGGAAGGAGCTAAAAGAGTTCACCGATGCCCGCATTGCATTAGGGAGAACGGGCTACAGCCTCCCCACACGTGAGATGCTCGAATTCAGTTTGGCACATGCGCGGGCCAAAGATGCCGTTCATCTGCCGTTCGATAAAGATGCGTTGAAGCAAAAGCTCAATAGTATGAAATTAGAGGTGATCTACACCTCGAGCGCTGCACCTAACCGTACCGTATACCTTACTCGTCCCGACTTGGGTCGCAAACTATCCGACACCGGCAGGGAAGATCTTCTCAAGATGCACGCTGATGGTTCCGACGTAGTCATTGTTATCGGTGACGGTTTATCTTCTAAAGCCGTACACAAACAATCGGCTCCGTTAATCAGCCATTTACTCCCCTACCTCACCCAACTGCATCTGTCGCTTGCTCCTATCGTACTGGCCGAGCAATCTCGCGTGGCATTAGGCGATGAAATAGGGCAAATACTCAAAGCAAAATTAGTAATTATGCTCATTGGCGAGCGCCCCGGCCTTTCTTCACCGGACAGTTTAGGGGTGTATCTTACATGGATGCCTTATGTAGGCCGTTTGGAGTCCGAGCGCAACTGCATCTCCAACATTCGCCCGGAAGGGCTAAGCTACGCCAAAGCTGCCTTTAAACTGGCCTGGCTCATCGAGCATGCCTTTGATACACAACTATCCGGCATCCGCCTTAAAGATCAAAGCGACAATCCCGATAGTTATAAGTTGGTAAAACCCGTAAATCATTTGCTGAAAGCAACTTAA